The DNA region attccatGGTTATAATGAGAGAAATTGtttattaaagttaatttgaAATAATATTGTCAATTATGGAGAAACAATATCCACtatcaaaattatattatttaactaactataaaatagaataaattaatacaataagaaaaaaaaatagaaatgatCGGCAATAATTGACGCCATCGAATCGAGCTTATCAGGAAAAACAGTCGACAGCATCTCTGTTCTGTGATGTGAGTGGTAGCTCAGCTTCTGGTTTTGCGAACTCGCCGGAGACCATGGATGACGCCGGAAACATTCCAAACTCCGGCAACCCATCGCACAAGGCCATCGCCGTCACTGCCGGGGAAGCGCACACTCTCCTTCTTACTGGTAACACCGCTATATTCAAAGAGACCCTCaaatttctctgtttttttctgTGTGTGAAAGAGGGAAATAATGTTCCAGTGTTGTTGGATGCAGGGGATGGGAGTGTGTACTCATGGGGAAGAGGAATGTTTGGGAGGCTTGGCCATGGTTCAGAAAAGGATGAGCTTTTACCAGTTCAGGTCAAGTTTCAGAACCCTAATGGAGGAGAAGCAGACACACCCAAAATTGTTGCTATTGCTTCTGGTGCATATCATAATCTTGCTCTTGCAGGTTCTGTAACAGTGTAACTCTTCACACCTTCTCAAtttccctttatttatttatttatttatttatttatttatttatttattatttttctttttttgaagttaattaattttgatacattaagaGTAGTGTAAACTTGCTTGCAGCGTCATCTAATCAAATTTGTTGTCTTATATTACCAATTAAAGTGTATGTATTGAAGTTTGAAACTTTTGCTGTTAGATTAGGTTCTGGGTAAAACTTTCTGCTGATAGTGTATGCAGATTGCATCTTTTAACTTTTCTAATcatgtttcaaaaattttaaactttttttttttgggaagaaagaaataaataaaaagctaTGGTTTTGTGTATTTGAACATAAGTGACAAAGGTGTTGAGTGACAACAGGGGAAGTAAGTTGGGAGTGGAGTGAAAGTGAGAAGATTTTGATTTTCACTACTTGGTACTTGTGGGTGGAACTTGAAGATAAAGGGTATATAGCCTTTTCAACCGTGTATGGCTTTCATTGCACCAAGCAAGAGTAAAATGGTTATAATATTGACTGATTCAGTTGAATTGCTTTGTGAAGTCCTTCAGTCTGCTTATACTGAAGACTTGCTTGGTCATATGATATTTAAAGCTTTGTATGCATTCTAACATATTTCACTGTTGCAGAATTCTTAGCTTAACCGGTATAAACAATTAAATGAAAGATTCACTACAATGTAGTATCTGGCTTTTTTTAGCACATGTTTAATTAATTTGATCAAAAGAGGAACAATTGAACCCTTTTTCTTTATAAGCTTATATAAGGGAATAAGGAATATATGATAAATTGTTATGTCAGCTAAGACATTAGAATGATTTTTAATGATATGTTGCCAGACTCTTGTTGTATTATTGGCTGCATTTTCAAACTACATGTAATGCTACTTTTTGAGCAGTAATAGTTGTTAACAtcaactatatgaaattaatatGGAGAAAAATATTTGAGACTATATAACAAATTTTATGCATCTTCTTGATTGCATTGCAAGTGTAATGGTGTGAATAAATATGTCCAATTTGTGCCTTTTTTTTATGTCCTTTGGGTCTCAGTAAACATTGATAAGTGCTAACAAGGGAAGAAGAATTCAGTCTCTCTCCCTCCAAAAATGGATCAATTACTATACCCTGCTTTTGCAAGAGTGAATATCATGTGGATGCCTTTGGAATTTTGTGCTGATATAGATATGTAGCACCATGAGTACTAGGTATCTGGTGTAATCTTAGGCAGGTTCAACTTATTGGAATTTGTTTTTTGCCGCAATAACTCTTCCTTCTGTGTGTTGACAGATGACGGGTCCGTTTGGAGTTGGGGTTACAATATTTGTATCCTTAATATGCTGGGAGTCACTTAGTCGAATTCAGTTACGGATATTACTTATTTTTACTTTTGAGAGTTTTGTTTACTTTATATTCATGATTAGTATCTACATCCTTGACTACTGTATGGATGGTCAACTTGGCACGGACGGAGAGGATACACCTGATGAAAATTCTATTGGTGGAGTTTATAACCTAGCGCCCCACTTATTGAATAAGTTTCCCGAGTCGCACCCACTTGATTCTTCAACTGGTGTCTCTGAAGTAGAAGGAAAAGGATCAATTAAGGTACAATAAGAAACATGAATTTCATCCTAAAACATAAAACATCGTGAGAATGTCTTAATGTGTGTTTTTGCCCATTTAATTTTGGCAGATACATGCTGTCAAAGCAGGAGGAATGATGTCTATGGCTATTGATAATCGTGGCACCCTCTGGATGTGGGGAAACTGCCCACAAGAAAGCAAAGGTGAATTCTCTCTTGTAAGTAGTTTCATTCCAATGCCAATACTGGCCTTTCATGGCCTTAATGTTGCCAAGGTTGCATGTGGAAATGAGCATGTTGTAGCATTGGTTAGTGCCGGAGAATCAAACAATGGTGAAGATTTGGTCTGCTACTCTTGGGGTTTTAACAACCATGGCCAGTTAGGATTGGGGGATAGGGAGAACAGGGCACATCCAGAAGTTGTGAAAACATTTGGTGAGGAGTCCCCTTGGACAATTTATGACATAGCATGTGGTGCTGCTCACACTGCCTTGCTCACTCGCAAAAAGAAATCTACCGAGTTGGAAAGCAAGTGCTGGACTTTTGGCCTTGGGGATAATGGCCAACTCGGGCATGGAACAACACAAAGCGCATTATTTCCTACACCTGTTCAAGACTTGCCGCAAGATATATCTCTTATTGGTATCGATTGCGGCTTGTTTCATACAAGTGTGGTTTCCTCATCAGGGGATGTGTGGTCATGGGGAATGGAGAAGGGTCTTGGCTTATGCCCTGATGCTGGTCGTGGTTCATCAGATTCTGGTGATGCCCTCTCACCCTTGCTTAAACCGTGTGCTCCATACCAACCTAAGTTTCCAGATCCGGTTCAAGTTGCATGTGGAGCTGCACATACTGTTATTGTTGCGCGGGATGGATATAAGGTGTGGTCTTGGGGTAGGGGGCGATGTGGAGTTCTTGGAACTGGTAACGAATTGGATTGTTATACTCCCACCAAGGTGCGGTGGCCTCCAGCGACCGAAGATTCAGAGGAAGAGGAATCAAAGAGCTCCCTCGAGCAGgacagagagaaagaaaaggaggCCGAAGTAAAAACAGAAACAGATGAGAAATTATCCTCGGCACTGAATGAGCTGAAGCAGCTTCAATTGAAGCTATCCACAATGGAACAATATGCTAGCATACTT from Arachis hypogaea cultivar Tifrunner chromosome 10, arahy.Tifrunner.gnm2.J5K5, whole genome shotgun sequence includes:
- the LOC112716103 gene encoding ultraviolet-B receptor UVR8 isoform X2; protein product: MDDAGNIPNSGNPSHKAIAVTAGEAHTLLLTGDGSVYSWGRGMFGRLGHGSEKDELLPVQVKFQNPNGGEADTPKIVAIASGAYHNLALADDGSVWSWGYNIYGQLGTDGEDTPDENSIGGVYNLAPHLLNKFPESHPLDSSTGVSEVEGKGSIKIHAVKAGGMMSMAIDNRGTLWMWGNCPQESKGEFSLVSSFIPMPILAFHGLNVAKVACGNEHVVALVSAGESNNGEDLVCYSWGFNNHGQLGLGDRENRAHPEVVKTFGEESPWTIYDIACGAAHTALLTRKKKSTELESKCWTFGLGDNGQLGHGTTQSALFPTPVQDLPQDISLIGIDCGLFHTSVVSSSGDVWSWGMEKGLGLCPDAGRGSSDSGDALSPLLKPCAPYQPKFPDPVQVACGAAHTVIVARDGYKVWSWGRGRCGVLGTGNELDCYTPTKVRWPPATEDSEEEESKSSLEQDREKEKEAEVKTETDEKLSSALNELKQLQLKLSTMEQYASILHGCVFGKPFAEQDVPASLKDSGSFNIAKEWENMLETADHRTLMRLEMFYRDMLAGVKDKQMKRRIKEIVKECLQSPERKN
- the LOC112716103 gene encoding ultraviolet-B receptor UVR8 isoform X1, which produces MDDAGNIPNSGNPSHKAIAVTAGEAHTLLLTGDGSVYSWGRGMFGRLGHGSEKDELLPVQVKFQNPNGGEADTPKIVAIASGAYHNLALAGSVTVIYILDYCMDGQLGTDGEDTPDENSIGGVYNLAPHLLNKFPESHPLDSSTGVSEVEGKGSIKIHAVKAGGMMSMAIDNRGTLWMWGNCPQESKGEFSLVSSFIPMPILAFHGLNVAKVACGNEHVVALVSAGESNNGEDLVCYSWGFNNHGQLGLGDRENRAHPEVVKTFGEESPWTIYDIACGAAHTALLTRKKKSTELESKCWTFGLGDNGQLGHGTTQSALFPTPVQDLPQDISLIGIDCGLFHTSVVSSSGDVWSWGMEKGLGLCPDAGRGSSDSGDALSPLLKPCAPYQPKFPDPVQVACGAAHTVIVARDGYKVWSWGRGRCGVLGTGNELDCYTPTKVRWPPATEDSEEEESKSSLEQDREKEKEAEVKTETDEKLSSALNELKQLQLKLSTMEQYASILHGCVFGKPFAEQDVPASLKDSGSFNIAKEWENMLETADHRTLMRLEMFYRDMLAGVKDKQMKRRIKEIVKECLQSPERKN
- the LOC112716103 gene encoding ultraviolet-B receptor UVR8 isoform X3, with product MDGQLGTDGEDTPDENSIGGVYNLAPHLLNKFPESHPLDSSTGVSEVEGKGSIKIHAVKAGGMMSMAIDNRGTLWMWGNCPQESKGEFSLVSSFIPMPILAFHGLNVAKVACGNEHVVALVSAGESNNGEDLVCYSWGFNNHGQLGLGDRENRAHPEVVKTFGEESPWTIYDIACGAAHTALLTRKKKSTELESKCWTFGLGDNGQLGHGTTQSALFPTPVQDLPQDISLIGIDCGLFHTSVVSSSGDVWSWGMEKGLGLCPDAGRGSSDSGDALSPLLKPCAPYQPKFPDPVQVACGAAHTVIVARDGYKVWSWGRGRCGVLGTGNELDCYTPTKVRWPPATEDSEEEESKSSLEQDREKEKEAEVKTETDEKLSSALNELKQLQLKLSTMEQYASILHGCVFGKPFAEQDVPASLKDSGSFNIAKEWENMLETADHRTLMRLEMFYRDMLAGVKDKQMKRRIKEIVKECLQSPERKN